ATCCACTCCAACATTGTGATGCTGGTTTTCCTGCCGTACCAAATGCTCCAAAGTTCCATCTGTGGCCTGTGTCGCTGTACAATCAAACGTTGATGCTCGAACGGTGAAAACCAGGGGGGTCCATGTCGGAAACAGGTGAAAAGGTGGCACAGGCGACCCGCCAGCGGGCGGCGGTCTACGCGCACCTGTTCCTCGTGCTGCGCAAGCGGCTCGGGGAGCGGGAGGCGGTCGACCTGATGAGCGAGGCGATCTACAACTTCGGTCGGGAGAAATCAACGCGCAACTATTCGGAGAGGGCGCGCTCCGGCGATCTCGCGCAGGCCGCCCGGGAGTTCGCATCTCCGGATCCGGTGAAGCAGCACCAGTTCGCCCCGCGGGTCGTGTCGCTCGCTCCCGACGAGGCGGTGATCGCGATGTCGAAATGCCCCCTGGTCGACGAGTGGCGGGCGATGGGGCTGCCGGACAAGGACGTCGAGACGCTCTGCCGCGTCGCCCACTCCGTCGATTTCGGGACGTGGGAAGGAGCGTTGCGCTGTGCGCTCTGCTTCGAGGGGACCCGCGGGGAGGGCAAGGACGAGTGCGTTCTCCGCGTGAAGAAGACGAGGGGCTGACGCAATGGGCGGCATCCGTGCGAGGGACTTCCAGTTTCTGCTCGTCGTGGTCGCGGTCGTCGGCCTTCTCACCGTCCTCTCCATGACGGGGAAGGAGCGGTTCATCCCGCGGACCGAGGCGCACCTGGCCGTTGCGCCGATCCAGGACACCGCGCAGGCCGACGCGGTGTGCTGGTCCTGCCACGACGGGGCGAAGCCGGCTTCCGCGGAGGTGAAGAAAGGCCCGCCGATGCCGGAGAACCACCCTTTGCGCAAGAAAAATTGCCGTCAGTGCCACCGGCTGGAGCGGAAGAAGTCGTGAGCCGGAAAGGGCCCCCGCTGGGGGCGCACGTCTCCGTCGCGGGGGGCGTCCATACGGCCCCGGAGCGGGGCAAAAGGATCGGCGCAGACGTCGTCCAGATCTTCTCCAAGCAGAACACACGTTGGGAGGGGAAGGCACTCGAGGAGGAAGACGCCCGGGCGCTTCGCGAAGAGATCGATCGCACCGGCGTGCGCGTGGCCGCCATCCACTGCGCCTATCTTATCAACCTCGGCTCCGCGAACGAGACGGTCCGCACCCGATCCCTTTATTCGCTGGAGGACGAGGCGTCGCGTGCGGCCATGCTCGGCGTGCCGTACCTCGTGATGCACCCTGGCTCCTGCGGAGACGATCCTGCGGAGGAGGGGATCACCCGCATCGCCTCGGCGATCCGCTCGTTCGGGAAATTCCCCAAGGGGGTGATGTTGCTCCTCGAAAACACGGCCGGGCAGGGAAACTCGATCGGCCGCACGATGGGGCAGCTTCGCGAGCTGTTGGACGCCGCCGGAAACCCGCCCGACGTGGCGGTGTGCCTGGACAGCGCCCACCTGTTCGAGTCCGGCTACGACATCGGGACGGCGGCGGGGTGGGACGCCCTCCTCGCGGAGATGAACGAGAAAATGATCCTCCCCCTGGTCCGGATGTGGCATCTGAACGATTCGAAGACGGCCATGGGCAGCCGCGTCGACCGGCACGAGCACATCGGCGAGGGGCATATCGACGTCTCCGCGTTTCGCCGGATCCTGAACCACAAGGGGTTCTCGAGGCTGCCGATGGTGCTCGAGACGCCGAAGGACGAGGATGACGAGTTCACGATGGACCTGCGCAACCTTGCGGCGCTGCGCAAACTCATCGCGTAGCCGGGGGAGAAGGGACGACGATGGACTTCGAGACGATCAGGGAATTGGCCAAGCACCACAAGCAGAGTTTCGGGCGGATCCTCAAGTGCGAGATGTACAAGCTCGAGAACGGTCGCCTGTTGACGATCACGCGCCTTCACGACGATTTCCACGACATGAACCTGGCGATCCTTCTTTCCGATGACTACCGCATCGAGGAGATCGCGGGAAAGATGGACCGCATCCCGCAGCCCTGCTGCGAGACGAAGCCCCTGGAGATGCTCTCGTCCCTGAAGGGGATCCATGTCCTGGAGCGGGGGGGGCTGAAAAAGGTGAAGCAGCGGATCCCGCGGAACATGAGCTGCACCCACATCTACGAGATGCTCGAGTCCACGTTCCGATCCATTTTCGTGGGGAGCTACAGCATCATCGGCCAGAAGTGGGACGGGGTGCTCACACTTGAGATGGAGG
This sequence is a window from Candidatus Deferrimicrobium sp.. Protein-coding genes within it:
- a CDS encoding L-2-amino-thiazoline-4-carboxylic acid hydrolase, giving the protein MSETGEKVAQATRQRAAVYAHLFLVLRKRLGEREAVDLMSEAIYNFGREKSTRNYSERARSGDLAQAAREFASPDPVKQHQFAPRVVSLAPDEAVIAMSKCPLVDEWRAMGLPDKDVETLCRVAHSVDFGTWEGALRCALCFEGTRGEGKDECVLRVKKTRG
- a CDS encoding deoxyribonuclease IV, which gives rise to MSRKGPPLGAHVSVAGGVHTAPERGKRIGADVVQIFSKQNTRWEGKALEEEDARALREEIDRTGVRVAAIHCAYLINLGSANETVRTRSLYSLEDEASRAAMLGVPYLVMHPGSCGDDPAEEGITRIASAIRSFGKFPKGVMLLLENTAGQGNSIGRTMGQLRELLDAAGNPPDVAVCLDSAHLFESGYDIGTAAGWDALLAEMNEKMILPLVRMWHLNDSKTAMGSRVDRHEHIGEGHIDVSAFRRILNHKGFSRLPMVLETPKDEDDEFTMDLRNLAALRKLIA
- a CDS encoding DUF2889 domain-containing protein, encoding MDFETIRELAKHHKQSFGRILKCEMYKLENGRLLTITRLHDDFHDMNLAILLSDDYRIEEIAGKMDRIPQPCCETKPLEMLSSLKGIHVLERGGLKKVKQRIPRNMSCTHIYEMLESTFRSIFVGSYSIIGQKWDGVLTLEMEENRQLGIQSPVLADTCYAFNLESADPVVLERARKKVEEAHRKMEAIEAVKRGE